Proteins from a single region of Trypanosoma brucei brucei TREU927 chromosome 7, complete sequence:
- a CDS encoding ubiquitin-conjugating enzyme, putative, producing MNVQKAIQRLGREKEQLDKSRVREFYAAPLEDNIFEWHFTLLGPADSPYAEGLYHGVLRFSNDYPFSPPDITFLTTSGRFEVGKSICSSVSSYHPELWQPRYDIALVLVALRAFMAQDDEEGIGALARQYVSADEKRRLAREARKFSCAVCGMKSAESLWHEEMEGHPPVGAEVEASVPQLPKRKKPDANESGDNDKKAKACADAGNNTSISTSDNCNNATTGSSGGGEEEAAATPETTEDTAEKAEEKLLDIAERSVQTEERSEPVAPGVRLRLGQRLLINLSYSMLDNVIWVCSAICFAILVKKALWG from the coding sequence atgaACGTACAGAAGGCCATTCAGAGGttaggaagggaaaaggagcaaCTTGACAAGTCCCGCGTGCGCGAGTTCTATGCAGCTCCTCTCGAAGACAACATATTTGAGTGGCACTTTACTCTTCTAGGTCCGGCAGACTCGCCATACGCTGAAGGGCTTTACCACGGCGTCCTCCGTTTCTCCAACGACTATCCCTTCAGTCCACCGGATATCACCTTCCTCACCACCAGTGGGCGCTTTGAGGTGGGAAAAAGTATATGCAGCAGCGTTAGTAGTTACCATCCGGAGCTGTGGCAGCCACGTTATGACATTGCCCTCGTTCTCGTAGCATTGCGAGCTTTTATGGCACaggatgatgaggagggTATCGGCGCTCTTGCACGCCAGTACGTGAGTGCAGATGAGAAGCGGAGGCTCGCGCGTGAGGCGCGGAAGTTTAGTTGCGCGGTTTGTGGCATGAAATCGGCCGAGTCCCTCTGGCACGAAGAAATGGAGGGCCACCCTCCCGTCGGGGCTGAAGTCGAGGCGAGTGTTCCACAATTGCCGAAGCGCAAAAAACCGGATGCAAATGAAAGCGGTGACAATGATAAAAAAGCGAAAGCATGTGCCGACGCCGGTAACAACACCAGCATCAGCACCAGTGACAATTGTAACAATGCCACCACTGGGAGCAGTGGTGGCGGAGAGGAAGAAGCGGCGGCAACTCCCGAAACTACTGAGGACACCGCGGAAAAGGCCGAGGAGAAGTTATTAGATATCGCAGAGAGGTCTGTtcaaacagaagaaagaTCAGAACCCGTCGCGCCAGGCGTTCGTCTGCGTCTCGGCCAGCGCTTACTGATAAATCTCTCGTACTCCATGCTTGACAACGTGATTTGGGTGTGTTCAGCCATTTGCTTCGCAATCCTCGTGAAGAAAGCACTTTGGGGataa
- a CDS encoding paraflagellar rod protein, putative: MTKKSGHEGGTSLNGNGSSSTTPSNTVPTSLTFAGSVAATRKTFLQREAVLDACAVTTNNVALAQARRTALRDSGARIVKLFEELAQTYAANMKTATASQEGSGTGTPSAKDGPITVEQLNMINCMAEAYAESFRKECGLELALGDMVMSDAPANTSKKENDNSGSRNHNSASKGGDSTGGEAGGTAAGPAQEAIRRRIAPLQRALASAKELRNIPTYNKVLSVAQRGNVGANSLTTLVKNLTETLEESLQELEGGYGSCSNSANDVAEWACWVQPLVRLTNECLQTKPLEKIMEGPRERLRRVAFDVEEKQREQEDAVTDGDMVRSEQLYFEKTALLESMRPIYDELEAAIEESKRASVDEPSKELRSLVKELSTKQAPKVLDREKQVRRRGKTDLERLLARREEIMAARTKQTSTFKVYLAEWDKMFRHNEQQQENCLRAIEELEQRLKYLSEERAILVEDRLEVAAQEQQRSEDAASFMLFAAQHEQKLRKTIENLDQSLSCGERVLEVVRSSYHHLGKYLQDMVQREADEQLLEVRKERLSHFRGLYLTLGELKYKKERHLEELDKRIEYYHVQQELAMDTFNPKAKEFSKAKKDLLEVKETMQQQIDLIGQKAVKQLEDFKPTEQLLLASGVKFVHPVKELEEMNQRRTQKLLEYHNLMSTIGDGRSREEAEANGKVAPKTSS; the protein is encoded by the coding sequence ATGACCAAAAAGAGTGGTCATGAGGGTGGTACCTCCCTTAATGGTAACGGCAGCTCCTCCACAACTCCTTCAAACACCGTCCCCACATCTTTGACCTTCGCTGGGAGTGTCGCTGCGACGCGGAAAACATTTCTGCAACGGGAAGCCGTATTGGATGCCTGTGCTGTCACCACAAACAATGTTGCCTTGGCGCAAGCGCGTCGCACAGCACTGCGTGATAGCGGCGCACGCATTGTGAAATTATTTGAGGAATTGGCTCAAACGTATGCGGCCAACATGAAAACTGCAACAGCATCACAGGAGGGCAGCGGCACAGGAACGCCGAGTGCGAAGGACGGGCCCATCACGGTGGAGCAACTCAACATGATTAACTGCATGGCCGAGGCATACGCAGAGTCGTTTCGTAAGGAATGTGGTCTAGAGCTAGCATTAGGGGATATGGTCATGTCGGACGCCCCCGCAAACACttccaaaaaggaaaatgacaacagcggcagcagaaACCATAACTCGGCTTCGAAAGGTGGCGATAGCACCGGTGGGGAGGCTGGCGGAACCGCTGCCGGACCGGCGCAGGAGGCCATACGGAGACGGATTGCTCCACTACAACGGGCGCTAGCTAGTGCGAAGGAGTTGCGCAACATACCGACCTACAACAAGGTTCTCTCCGTTGCTCAGAGGGGTAACGTGGGGGCAAATAGCCTAACAACGCTGGTAAAGAATCTGACTGAAACACTGGAGGAGTCACTTCAGGAATTAGAAGGGGGATATGGGTCCTGCTCGAATTCCGCCAATGATGTTGCAGAGTGGGCCTGTTGGGTTCAGCCGCTCGTGCGACTGACCAACGAGTGCCTTCAAACAAAGCCActagaaaaaataatggaaGGGCCACGTGAGCGCCTGCGTCGTGTGGCCTTTGATGTGGAGGAGAAGCAGCGTGAACAGGAGGACGCGGTGACAGATGGTGATATGGTACGCTCTGAACAACTATACTTTGAGAAGACTGCCCTGCTGGAGAGCATGCGGCCCATATATGATGAGTTGGAGGCAGCAATAGAGGAAAGCAAGCGGGCTTCTGTGGACGAGCCATCGAAGGAGCTGCGGTCACTTGTAAAGGAGCTGAGCACAAAACAGGCACCAAAAGTGTTGGATCGGGAGAAGCAGGTacgaaggagggggaaaacggACTTGGAGCGGCTCCTCGCACGTCGTGAGGAAATTATGGCTGCGCGAACAAAGCAGACTTCCACCTTCAAAGTGTACCTTGCTGAATGGGATAAGATGTTCCGTCACAAcgaacagcagcaggaaaaCTGCCTGCGGGCTATTGAGGAATTGGAGCAGCGACTCAAATATCTCTCGGAAGAGAGAGCCATACTGGTGGAAGACCGGCTGGAGGTGGCTGCCCAGGAGCAACAACGCTCGGAGGACGCAGCGAGTTTCATGTTGTTTGCGGCTCAGCATGAGCAGAAGCTCCGCAAAACTATTGAAAACCTCGATCAAAGCCTTTCATGTGGCGAGAGGGTGCTTGAGGTGGTGCGTTCATCGTACCATCATCTTGGCAAGTATCTCCAGGATATGGTGCAGCGTGAGGCTGATGAGCAACTGCTTGAAGTGCGCAAGGAGCGCCTGTCACACTTTCGTGGGCTCTACCTCACGCTTGGCGAActtaaatacaaaaaagaacggCACTTGGAGGAGTTGGACAAACGCATTGAGTACTATCACGTGCAGCAGGAACTTGCCATGGACACCTTCAACCCTAAAGCGAAGGAGTTCAGTAAGGCCAAGAAAGACCTTCTTGAGGTGAAGGAAACTATGCAGCAACAAATTGACCTTATTGGGCAGAAGGCTGTGAAGCAGTTGGAAGACTTCAAGCCCACAGAACAACTGTTGCTGGCGTCCGGTGTGAAATTTGTCCACCCGGTGAAGGAGCTGGAAGAAATGAACCAGCGACGGACGCAGAAGTTGCTCGAGTACCACAACCTCATGTCTACCATTGGAGATGGTCGATCCCGCGAAGAAGCGGAGGCTAATGGAAAGGTGGCGCCTAAAACGTCTTCATAG